A section of the Acanthochromis polyacanthus isolate Apoly-LR-REF ecotype Palm Island chromosome 1, KAUST_Apoly_ChrSc, whole genome shotgun sequence genome encodes:
- the slc35f4 gene encoding solute carrier family 35 member F4 isoform X2, translated as MKKHSARVAPLSSYSTQVLTCPISEGEDGSESQAETPGSETSGESRSYQTCTNTALKVLGGLLVVLCVSSSWVGTTQVVKLTFQSFSCPFFISWFSSNWNILFFPIYYSLHVVTTREKQTPIQKFRECSKLFGEDGMTLKLFVKRTAPFSILWTLTNYLYLLALKKLTATDVSALYCCHKAFVFLLSWIVLKDRFMGVRIVAAIMAITGIVMMAYADGFHGDSFVGVALAVGSASTSALYKVLFKMFLGSASLGEVAHFLSTMGFFNLIFISCVSLILYFTAVEQWDSLSSLPWGYLCGLAGLWLVFNILVHVGVVLTYPILISIGTLLSVPGNAAVDVLKHEVIFSVVRLAATCIICLGFLLLLLPEEWDSVTLRFLATIADKKSEEHGEELTESSVHTRSRSRANGTVSIPLA; from the exons ATGAAGAAGCACTCAGCCCGAGTGGCTCCTCTCAGCTCATACAGCACTCAGGTCCTGACCTGCCCCATCTCTGAAG GAGAGGATGGTTCAGAGTCTCAGGCAGAGACGCCAGGCAGTGAGACCAGCGGAGAGAGCCGGTCCTACCAGACATGTACCAACACAGCTCTGAAGGTGCTGGGCGGTTTGCTGGTGGTGCTGTGTGTTTCCTCCTCCTGGGTGGGCACCACTCAGGTGGTGAAGTTGACCTTCCAGTCATTCTCCTGTCCCTTCTTCATCTCCTGGTTCAGCAGCAACTGGAACATCCTCTTCTTTCCCATCTACTACTCGCTGCATGTTGTTACCACACGGGAGAAACAGACCCCCATACAGAAGTTTAG GGAGTGCAGCAAACTCTTTGGGGAGGATGGAATGACTCTCAAGCTTTTCGTGAAGAGAACAGCCCCTTTTTCAATCCTGTGGACACTGACCAACTACCTGTACCTCTTAGCCTTGAAGAAACTGACCGCCACTGATGTCTCCGCTCTCTACTGCTGCCACAAGGCCTTCGTCTTTCTCCTGTCATGGATCGTCCTCAAGGACCGGTTCATGGGTGTTCGG ATTGTGGCAGCCATAATGGCCATCACAGGTATTGTCATGATGGCTTATGCTGATGGCTTCCATGGTGACTCCTTTGTGGGCGTGGCACTGGCTGTGGGCTCAGCCTCAACGTCAGCTCTCTATAAG GTGCTGTTTAAGATGTTCTTAGGCAGCGCCAGCCTTGGAGAAGTGGCACATTTTCTTTCTACCATGGGCTTCTTCAACCTCATCTTTATCTCCTGTGTGTCCCTCATCCTCTACTTCACTGCAGTGGAGCAGTGGGACTCTCTGTCCTCACTGCCCTGGGGATACCTGTGTGGACTGGCAGGACTGTGGCTGG tgttcaACATCTTGGTCCATGTTGGTGTGGTGCTGACGTACCCCATTCTCATCTCCATAGGGACACTGCTCAGTGTGCCGGGCAATGCAG CTGTCGATGTCTTGAAACATGAGGTGATCTTCAGCGTGGTGCGCCTGGCTGCCACCTGCATCATCTGTCTgggcttcctgctgctgttgctgcctgAGGAGTGGGACTCTGTCACGCTGCGTTTCCTGGCCACCATCGCGGACAAGAAGTCGGAGGAGCACGGCGAGGAGCTCACAGAGTCCAGCGTCCACACTCGGAGTCGCAGTCGAGCAAACGGCACCGTCTCCATCCCCCTGGCATGA
- the slc35f4 gene encoding solute carrier family 35 member F4 isoform X1, whose amino-acid sequence MPARLLEFDNLALRPGASLKECECGFGCPSSPLLIVDASPEGLSHGDLGSSPASSDLGPTMISAESVLESGEQPCIRLEPLKSTHLPGKTTPTGGSRSVFPGSSSSPKVTANGVHDIEDRILRITGYYGYNPGYSSHRREDGSESQAETPGSETSGESRSYQTCTNTALKVLGGLLVVLCVSSSWVGTTQVVKLTFQSFSCPFFISWFSSNWNILFFPIYYSLHVVTTREKQTPIQKFRECSKLFGEDGMTLKLFVKRTAPFSILWTLTNYLYLLALKKLTATDVSALYCCHKAFVFLLSWIVLKDRFMGVRIVAAIMAITGIVMMAYADGFHGDSFVGVALAVGSASTSALYKVLFKMFLGSASLGEVAHFLSTMGFFNLIFISCVSLILYFTAVEQWDSLSSLPWGYLCGLAGLWLVFNILVHVGVVLTYPILISIGTLLSVPGNAAVDVLKHEVIFSVVRLAATCIICLGFLLLLLPEEWDSVTLRFLATIADKKSEEHGEELTESSVHTRSRSRANGTVSIPLA is encoded by the exons ATGCCTGCCAGGCTGCTGGAGTTTGATAACCTTGCTCTGCGTCCGGGAGCATCACTGAAGGAATGTGAATGTGGATTTGGATGTCCTTCCTCTCCGCTGCTAATTGTTGATGCGAGCCCCGAGGGTCTCTCGCATGGTGATCTGGGCTCATCCCCGGCCTCTTCTGATCTCGGACCCACGATGATAAGCGCGGAGAGTGTTCTGGAGAGCGGGGAGCAGCCTTGCATCCGGCTGGAGCCCCTGAAGAGCACACACTTGCCGGGCAAGACGACGCCGACCGGTGGCAGCCGCTCCGTCTTCccgggcagcagcagcagccccaaAGTGACAGCCAACGGAGTGCACGACATAGAGGACCGCATCCTGAGGATCACCGGCTACTACGGATACAACCCGGGATACTCCAGTCATAGAA GAGAGGATGGTTCAGAGTCTCAGGCAGAGACGCCAGGCAGTGAGACCAGCGGAGAGAGCCGGTCCTACCAGACATGTACCAACACAGCTCTGAAGGTGCTGGGCGGTTTGCTGGTGGTGCTGTGTGTTTCCTCCTCCTGGGTGGGCACCACTCAGGTGGTGAAGTTGACCTTCCAGTCATTCTCCTGTCCCTTCTTCATCTCCTGGTTCAGCAGCAACTGGAACATCCTCTTCTTTCCCATCTACTACTCGCTGCATGTTGTTACCACACGGGAGAAACAGACCCCCATACAGAAGTTTAG GGAGTGCAGCAAACTCTTTGGGGAGGATGGAATGACTCTCAAGCTTTTCGTGAAGAGAACAGCCCCTTTTTCAATCCTGTGGACACTGACCAACTACCTGTACCTCTTAGCCTTGAAGAAACTGACCGCCACTGATGTCTCCGCTCTCTACTGCTGCCACAAGGCCTTCGTCTTTCTCCTGTCATGGATCGTCCTCAAGGACCGGTTCATGGGTGTTCGG ATTGTGGCAGCCATAATGGCCATCACAGGTATTGTCATGATGGCTTATGCTGATGGCTTCCATGGTGACTCCTTTGTGGGCGTGGCACTGGCTGTGGGCTCAGCCTCAACGTCAGCTCTCTATAAG GTGCTGTTTAAGATGTTCTTAGGCAGCGCCAGCCTTGGAGAAGTGGCACATTTTCTTTCTACCATGGGCTTCTTCAACCTCATCTTTATCTCCTGTGTGTCCCTCATCCTCTACTTCACTGCAGTGGAGCAGTGGGACTCTCTGTCCTCACTGCCCTGGGGATACCTGTGTGGACTGGCAGGACTGTGGCTGG tgttcaACATCTTGGTCCATGTTGGTGTGGTGCTGACGTACCCCATTCTCATCTCCATAGGGACACTGCTCAGTGTGCCGGGCAATGCAG CTGTCGATGTCTTGAAACATGAGGTGATCTTCAGCGTGGTGCGCCTGGCTGCCACCTGCATCATCTGTCTgggcttcctgctgctgttgctgcctgAGGAGTGGGACTCTGTCACGCTGCGTTTCCTGGCCACCATCGCGGACAAGAAGTCGGAGGAGCACGGCGAGGAGCTCACAGAGTCCAGCGTCCACACTCGGAGTCGCAGTCGAGCAAACGGCACCGTCTCCATCCCCCTGGCATGA